TAGATCATGACATATAATAGGCATAGTTTTAAGCCAAAATGTttagtggggaaaaaagaaagaataaaaagtaaGTGGGAGGGGAGTAAACACACCCATAACAACAGTTTGATTTGTTTCCAACACTTCAAAAATGCACATTGTCTAcatcacaatatatatatatatatatatatatatatatatatatatatatatatatatatatatatatatatatatacttcttTCTCTGTTTATATGTCTAACAAATTCTTAGGATGTTTTCTTCTAGTTCTCCTATCTACGGTCCTCTGCCTCTTTAGTTCACACACTACCTGTTTAAAGACAGTCTCGGTGTGGATATCGCACtggttaataataatcatgaattgtgttttctatattttataatttacaataCATATAACCATCCAAAATAATTCCGTCACTTTTTTCCGAACCTCTTTCGAAGATTCCATTCCTTATATTTACACCCAATCCTATATTTTTACTTATTGCCATATCTCCTCTAAACACGGACAGTGTATTAGGAGATTGTCAACAGCGTCTTTAGTTGTTACAAAACAACTCCATTTCATTACACACAACAGTATTAGGACCTcctatttactttttaaatgtatacaggGGCACTCTTGTAGTTTCTGTTATTTACTAATTTAATATCCCCCCTTTACTGTTTACCTAATTTATTTAATGGCCTACAGTGGGGTTTGTTGTCATAAAAGAATACTGTCTTGCTGTAAATCTACTTACTTCTGAACACtttttaattttgtgtgtgtatgtgtgtgtgtagatcaccTTTACAGTGACAGGTCAAAgttcgtctctctctctctctctctctctctctctctctctctctctctctctctctctctctctctctcaccctctctctctctttctaagcCCCACCTGATCAATATGCACTTGGGCTGTACTTTTAAGACTGTAGTTAATAGTGCTAGATCTGTGTAACTGATCTAGCACCAACCTCTGACCCCTGGATGAACTCAtacaaaatggaagaaaaatattcactctctttacatttttattgaacaACTAATATCCTAAAAGCTTGTGACAACAATTGATTTGTTGTTTAACAGTTTTTTATACCTTAGTGTGTGCCTGCCTTACCCTGGTATAAATTGcaattaaatatgaattaagGCTAAGGTTTCAGtctattatatacatattttattaggTAAAGTCCAGTTTTGCAGAGATGCAAAAATGATTACACTACAGTGActaatctaaataaaatttatttggCTTGTTTAGTGGCTTTGCAGCTTACCGCAATTGAAAAGTGCATTAATGGCGTTGCTTATTAATCCTGtggcagaaataataataacaataataataatattaataacaatgtacattaatactgcaaatgtaattctttctgtttctattCAGTAATTTTGTGATTGCCTGGGGAGGGGATTTTTTTTGCAGGTGTTCCAGTTAGTTTTACCTGCCGAGGTTAAACCAGACAGCAGCACTGCAAAGAGATCACAAACTACAGGTCACTTGCTTATCACCATGCTCAAGGTATGTGAATGGATCTTGATACAGATGATTCagatacaaccccaattccaaaaatctttggaaacaaagtaaaatgtaaacagaaagtgatgatcacataaacccatatttcatttataattgaACATAGaaatcatatcaaatgtttagaCTGAGGAAATATTcaattttaagcaaaaaaaaaaaagatatttttaatttgatgacTGCAACATGTGTTGGAAAAGTTGTGATGGGGgaacaaaaggctggaaaagtaagtgttactaaaaagaaacagctggagggaCATTTTTCAACTAATTAGTTCAATTGATAACTGGTCAGTAAattgattgggtataaaaatattatttaagagAGTTAAAGTCTCTCAGAagttcaccaatctgtgaaaatcTGCATCCAAatattgtggaacaattttagAATACCATCACCCTctaatgcaggttaaagctcaaatcatgcaaagaaaaaaagccatatgtgaacatgatccagaaatgcctcCAAAAATCTTTTCTGGGCCaatgctcatttaaaatggactgaggcaatgtggaaaactgttctgtggtcagacgtatcaaaattgtaatttctttttggaaaaaatgCATGCCACATCATCCTGACTAACAAAGATAGGGACCAGCTGGCTTGTTATCAACTTATTGTCAAAAGCTTGCATCTCTAATGGTATGGGGTGGGTTAATGCCTAAGGAATGGGAATCTTGTACATCTGGAATaacaccatcaatgctgaaaggtgtATATATAGGTTTTAAAGCAACATATGCTTCGATCCAGATGatgtctttttcagggaaggcttttaatatattatcaagacaatgctaaaccacatactgcattaattacaacatcatggctttATAGTACAAGAGTCTGTTGGCTGAACTTTCActgtttgaaaacatttggtgcatcatcaaatgtaaaatatgacaaaaaagttaaaatcctttatcagacacaaacacaaacatttattctCCAAAACTCCAGGAACTGGTTCTCTCATTTCTCACATGTGTGCGGTAAGTTCTTTAAAGAAGGGATACTACAAAGTGGTAAGCCTTGCCCtgtgccaacttttttgagtgttctagccatcaaattcaaaataattaatatttttcattacaGTGTTACATTTgtactcagtttaaacatttgatatgttttatgttctattgtgaattaaATGTAGGTTAATGAGATTTGAAAATCATTccattatgttttttatttacattttacacagtggcTCAAatattttggaattggggtttgACTGTGTTTGTCTCCATGTTtcactgtgggtgtgaggcagccTTGTAACAActtatttcttgtttgcagtCTTACATAAGTTTTTGTAATTATGTGTTATTTTGTCAGTTTGTATGTTGTGCAAGTTGTCCACAATAAAGAAGTCATGTAGTCAGAAGCTTTGTGACAAATTTCAAATATGAATTgttgtaatttatttgtttcagtTGCATCCACGCAGTGATTACAATTACGgttatgtgttttgtttgtttagatgCATGGaaaggtaaaagtaaaaaaacctaTTCATAAACTGACCAATGGTAGCTGCAGAGGAAATGAAACATCAGTGGCCTCAGATGAAAAGGGCAGGTAATAAAACATTCTGTACTCTTATTAGTTTATTTCTTAGATaactaaattaacaaaaaaaaaaagcagcagtaaatcattgcatttctttttgtaGAAATGTATGTATTATGCCCACTGTTCCTTTTGGCCCTGGATCCACCATTATAggataaaaataatgataataggaataaaataagatataagaaaaatattaaataaagttaaatacatttttaagtatAGTATACTACAAATAAAGGGCTAGTATAGGTGAGTGTTGGGAATCAGCAGAAATTAATCAGACTGCCTCAGTAAAGAAATTGTTAAGTTTGATTTTGTTGGCACCAATGCTCCTGCCAGATGGCTGGAGGGTGATGAGTCCACGCAAGGGTGGGAAGCCTCAGTGCTTTACAGATGCAGTAATTATTGTTCAAGGTATTGATGTTGAATTTGAGAGAccactatgatttatttttagcacagtcatgagtcagcatAGCTATGGGGAAGGCTGCTGTTCCATGTTCTCAAGGTGTTGTTGCCAAACATAATGTATCCCTACCCAGAAAGTtcaaatattgtgttggttgtTTTGGGATGATTGGATCGAATGTGAATGCGATGAGAATCCTTCAGTTGCTGATACAGCTTTCTACTGAGAATGACAATCACACTACAGATGGACTAAAATAAAGGTTCAATTGGCACAATACACGAACAACTAGCAAACTGTGACTGCAAACCATGAGTAGAAACCTATTTGCAGGCATTCTTTTCACTTGTTTTTAGGTTAAAGTAAGAAATAGGTGCTTCTAATATGACCTTGCAAAAACTCTAAATGTGTCATcagtgatttatatttatatagtttctTACAATTAATGGGGAACATTCTGCTTTCTTGTATAGATGTGCAATTTGGTTATCCACAGCAGCAgtagagctaaaaaaaaaaaaaaacatactgctGTAGATTGGAAGATAGACTTATCCATGCGCCATTCTAGACCTATGTGACACAGGTTATTGGGTCTGTAGAAATACTGGTACATCAGAGGTCCTGGTCTGCAGAGTGCCAGCAGTTTGGTATATTTCACACTCATATTTTCACGCCTGGATCAAGAGTCGGAAACCCGAGTAAGGTTAAACACTTTATTTGTCTGCATATACAAGGCAGAGGCTTGAGGAAAAATACGAACCAGAGAGCAGGTATAATCTGTAATGCGGGTAGGATCCGTAATgcgggtagtccagggatgatcgccaatGTGAACCGTTAAAAGCAAACCTATCTTGAGCGCTTCCTCCGAAGCGGAGCCAGGAGCATGTAAGTACAGGGAATACTAGTGGTAGGGAGTCCGGTAGATCTCTCATGGCAACGAGTAGATCCAACAGTGAGTGAGGTGGAAttggaccttataaaggggaaaggtaatAGGGAACAGGTGTATGTGAtttagagcagggagaggctgagtgagagttagagtcttggagggaggcgtggctggtggttccctgacacaTATTGCCTACATTTCCATCACATTTGACATCACATCACTCCCACTCACCAAAACCACCACTCTATCTCTACCTCCTCCATAGCTGGAAGTAGTCACCTTATTCATGGACTGCCTTAATCTTCAAAACCCAATAAGTGTTTTCCATGTTTATAGAAAAACATTCAAGGTCCTAGTTTGTCTTCAAAGAGCCACATTCTCAAAAACTGCACTTCTGGCCACTCATAAGGAGATACATGCTGTTAGATTCTCATCAGTCCTCATTCTCCTTGacctttcattattattttacacagtTAACCACAAGACAATCTTGTCCATCCCCATGAGTCTTGGAATATGTGGCAGAGCATGGCAACGGTAAGCTTTTGAGCTGAATGATTAGTCGTATCAAGTTACATGGAGGAGATCCACATATGATCCATGCAGACTCAGTATTTGGTCCTCTTCTGTTCCCTTTCAATGCTCAAGCTcccacatgggttttcttaccacagCTATGCAGATGGCTTAGACACTTGTATTTCCGCTCAGATCTCAGCATGTCTTGCAGACCTCTTATCATCTGAAATATAATCCCAAAAAACTCAACTGCTGTTCATGCCATGTAATTCATCCACATTGAATTATGTGATCATTATGTGATCTGATATCCCTGTACAACTCTATGATCTCACCTGCACACAACACAAATGGTTGGGTAAACCATGGATAAACatatctgttttttcttttattactaATCTGACATTGTCATGCAAAATTCTTCATGAAAACTCCAggattatttcatttatagcCACAGTGGTTGTCATTTTTCCACTGGACTACTATGAGTTGTCCCTGGCAGCTCTGCCTTTTATCACCATCGCAGCTTCTGCAGCTAATCAATAATCAGTTGCTTGACTTGTTTTCAACCTTACTCAGTTCTCCCAAACCACTCCATTgctatattcaattcaattcaattcatttttatttgtatagcgcttttaacaatgaacattgtctcaaagcagctttacacagataatgtggtgattaaaagtgaatatgttctttataagtaagtgtgtcgctgatgagtgagccggtggcgactgcggcaaggaaaaactccccgagatggcataaggaagaaacctttagaggaaccagactcaagaggcaacccatcctcatctgggttgcaccaaatgtccatttgtagcagatatacaatgttgcggggtacagtgttgATGACCAGAAGCGaattgtagtcctgagtcagtgtaggagacgaCATTAACTATAGttcaatccatcctcaaagtgcccgttcttactccggaatttcatgaaaccacccaaggtgttgtcCCAAGTTGCACAGAGTgccctccagtcgaagagaacactatccaaaggcaggcctggacgaagtgggaagatccacagaggggagaggggcaggaacattggtcactggagcctcaggagcaagtttaactcgaccgagagagagagagagagagagagagagagagagaagagggtgacaggaagagaaggatatggattattaagtgtccttattgttgtatgaaagttaatgtcactgtgcagtttggactctggcaagactcgctatggcagcataactaaaagggagaaccagaaggtaatacagacatgagggatctctgggataagagacgacccaccaccccaccgtcaacaaacctgagtgaacgtgtgaatgtgaggggacgacagcatacaaatatcccagttcaccaaacactctatatccatgttccctccagatctgagcctttacctaagaaaaaaatctactgatcaaaggcttgactaaataaatatgttttcaacctcgacttgaacactgagactgtgtttgagtcccgaacactgattggaaggctgttccataactgtggggctttataagagaaagatctgccccctgctgtagtcttcattatttgaggaaccaacagatagccagcaccttttgatctaagtaggcgtggaggatcatactggtacagaagttcactcagatactgcggtgcgagaccgttaagtgttttatacgtcagtagtagtattttataatcagtgtgagatttgattaggagcagtgtagactaattaaaacaggggtgatgtggtcataacATCATTCTATACTATCTTTACTGCCTTCCTCtaaatgcatacatttaaaacacttaTAGTTGCACTTCTCAACTGGTTTCCCATCCTTTTGGAAAAAACAAAGGGCATGCATTTGACTGCTACATTTTGGCACCAATGAATTTCTCCATAATGTCCAACAGCTGAGTCCCTGGCAGTCTTAATATCATTCTTAATCTGCGAGCTAGTGAACCAGCATCAGGATGCATTTATTGATGAAGAAAGCACTTCAAAGTACTTTTGTACATCACTCTGTATAAGGGTGTCTGTGGTCAACTGATCTGATTCTAatttgaattaataataattgatttGTCTTTTTTACTCTCAattccattttaaatgttttcatgaGCTCTATAGGAATGTCAGTCACATTTGCTTCAGTGTACTTAATATCAGCATGTGTGTTTGCTAGACATTGAAGACATTCAAGTGGCGAGTTCTATAAAAtgcaataacattttatttgctgAAATGTATGAAAGAAACTAATTGCTTTGGCTGACTTGATATAAtgttatattcaattcaatttaattcagctTTACAGATAAAAAGAGGTTTGCAAGTTTTTCCAAGTCAATGGTTACTGATATAATTTCTCTATATCTCTCAATTTAATAATGactttaaaatagttttaagtAAATAGTGCTGACCccttaaaaaaagtataattataaTGCATCAGTATAGTAGCTGCTTCttaagcctgtgtgtgtgtgtgtgtgtgtgtgtgtgtgtgtgtgtgtgtgtgtgtgtgtgtgtgcatgtcaatGGAAGGTTGGCTCAGGAAGTAAAGTAAGGTCTAATAGCATATATAATTGAATTCCTGTTGATTTACTTCAAAAGCCAACAGCCAGTGAGACACCATGCCTACATCAGAGATGGCattaaagagaaacagagagaattTGTTGgagatagaaaaataaatatatatggacaagtatataaaatataaaataaaacttcacaccattttttttcacactgactTCTTGTAAGATAGAATGGACACAAACCTAGCTTCTGGTTTCCTATTTGCATTCTGCTCCTATAGGTAATGTATGGTGCAAAAACAGGTGTAGCAATCAAAATCCTGTGGTGCAACGAGACATTTCAAACgcatttggataaaaaaaagttaatttctTGGCATCTTTGCTGGTCTGATTGTGTCTGGTCCTACCCAATTAtgcatgcttttgtttttcagacAACAATTTTATTGGTGGTACTGTAAAAATACTGTTCTTGCTCAATCTTTACAGAATTGTGAATCTACGAGAGGTTCTTAGCTTCTGTTATAGACATTCTAAGTCAATTCCACCTGCAGCCtcagttactgttttttttttgtaatcattgTAGCCTTCTAACGGGTTCCCTggtggttaggattcggcgctctcaccactgcggcccgggtttaattcctggtcagggaaccaaacccagccattagggttgcacaatccagtccactcttagtgccggtcccaagcccggataaagggttgcgttaggaagggcatccagcgtaaaaacgtgccaaatcgaacatgcggataacgatcacgaatacggatgatccgctgtgacaacccctaatgggaaaagccaaaGAAAGATTGTAGCCTTTTATCATTTGGCAAGCTCCATATCTGACCAACCACTTCTGtaaatgttatgcctgactATACTAGTCCTGAGGAACACCTCTAGTGCTGCCAACACTGTCTGTTGTGCAAGATTTATTTTCTCATGTGTACAGTAAGATCTAGCATTACAAATAAGGTTTTAAACATTTCTCatctcttgttttttctttgtatctGTGTTTTCCTATGCTGATTTCTACAGGGTGACATCTGGTCATCAGAGTTTAGAAGCTGACCCCAGCAAAAGCTTTGCAGTACAACTGGCCAACATTGTACCTAAAGAAGCCCACACCAAGCATGGTCCCTTGCAGCTTTCATGGCCTTGTCAAGCCCAAGAAAAGCCTGTTTCCAAAGACTTTGTGGATAACCTTGAAGTCCCACCTCTCATCtaagaaacataaataaaagaaaaatgtgagagAATACTGTATTAGTGGGCACATGGACGAGCACTGATTTGTGAACCAAAGATGGAGCCGGAGGAGCACAGACCAGAGCTGATTGCAGGTGCATGTATTTAGATACATGTATGGGTAGCCGTTTATTCTACTGAAAAGTATCGGTaaaccacgtgtgtgtgtgtgtgtgtgtgtgtgtgtgtgtgtgtgtgtgtgtgtgtgtgtgtgtgtaagtaccTGGTAGGATTACTGAAAAGGATAGCACCGGGGAGAAAACAAATGTGAATCAATAAAGTTTTGCTTGGTGAACCCACCACCTGTCTCCATTTTCTTCCACCCTAAGCCAGAGATTCTGCTACaaatacatgtgtgtatatacagttcaTGACAGCATGTTTTAAAGAATTTTCATAATCTAACACAACTGTGCAAAATTAGAGTTGTTCTCACTAAGACGTACTGAGCAAATCAAAAGCAGAGGTTGTGAGCACGGAGTTTATGAGAGTGTGAGCACAAAGTGGAAGTGTATGAGATATTCGGAGTGTCATCATGTAGGCTGACAATTGttacaataaatgttattgctgggtttagagctctatacgGGTTGTCAAATTGGGAGTGGTCAAAATGCGTTCAATATTAATACAGAAATTGGGCACAATGGTATTCACGAACCTCAAATATAACAACAGAAAACATAGTTGTGTCTTAAATATAAGTTTTTCTGTCCTTGGACATAAGCCTACATTTCTTTTATGGTATAAAATTGAGTAATGGGCAGTACAAAGTCTGAGAGCTGCAATAAAAAGAATTGTATTAAGTGAGCTGTAAGGATAGCATTTGATTCTTGGTAATATTCTTTAAAGGCTGTTTTGCTTGCAAGACAGAACAATTATAACATTACTATTATcttaacaaaaatatacaatgatATGGTCCAATGCTGTGTTcttgtaaaagttttatttgttcACACCATAAAATGCAGATCAGAATTGTATGGTCCAGTTGCTCTGCTTTAGGTTTACACTGGAAAAATGTGGAAGTGGATCTCAGGACTTTCGCTGTATGTTTTCCAAGATAGTGTGATAAGAGtaagatgaataaaacatgacaatgTTATTGAGCAGTTAACCAGTCTAAATTATTTACACTTGTTTGCCCTGTTACCCATTTCATGggtgtggaataaaaaaaatcagatctGAACGAAGGttgttttttcatcatttctAGATTTTATCCCCACATTCTATGCATCTCAGACAATTTACCTGCCCTTCAATAATCAAATGAACTGCAAGACTAAAAGcaaattattgtatatatttacaagCTGATCTGGAACCAAGGGTCCAGACGAATTAATGGTTATTGTATATTGTCGTCATCTTTGTGCTTCCTTTTCAGCTAACCCGAGTGGCCAGATAAGTTCTGAGACACCATGTTGTTTGTGATGAGGATGTTTTTGGAGctgatgagagagagattgatgaGGACATTCTGTACCATGCCTGGAGTGGTTGGGGTAGCTGGCTTAGTAGATGTGGCTTGAGAGGAAGTGATCTGAACAGTGAAGTGTTGTCCTTTCAGTGAGACCGGCATTCCCACTTTAGAGCCCATTGTCTGCACTGAGAGGATAGCGAGAGTTGGCGTGCTGGGTCGACTGGCAACGGCCCCAACGCTGAAGCACAACACAATGTTTCTTCCAGCAGAGGACTTTTTCTGCAAAGACTTAAACTTGTAGTTTGGTGCAGTCAGACAGTAGTCTGGTGGAAGATTAGGACCTGCGTAAGGCTTGATCAAGGGCAGGGGGATTCTTATGCCTAGCAACCTCCAGGAATCTTGTGAAGGTGGAAACGTAAAGGACTGGTCCATACCacactgtcaagtcaagtttatttctatagcgcttttcacaacagacattgtctcaaagcagctttacagaaatcaacagtcaaggtcaatggtgtgcatttatccctgatgagcaagccatggcgactgtggcaaggaaaaactcccttagatgttatgaggaagaaaccttgagaggaacgagactcaaaagggaaacccatcctcatttgggtgacatctagagtttgatcataaatctttcaacaattcagaacacagatccagcaccagcttctccatgccagagcctttaatcACTCTGGATGGCTAACTGTATGTCATCTGCATCCGTATTGGCCTTCTTGGCATGAGTGGCATAGATTTCGGCATCTTCGATTATAGTCATGACTTATCTGTATGATAAATGACTCTCGGTTGATACTCTGTAATTCCCATGTCCTTTAAAATCTGCATCATAACCTAAGCATCTTTAGGAGACACCATTTTCCCCTCCGACTTGTTCAATAAATATCCCTTCATCtaagcacatactgtacaaacCCAGTTCCAGTCAATAATCCTTAGATGTCTGTGATGAGATACATGTGAATTACACTTATCCTATCAACCTTTTTGTGTGAGAAATGTCAGAGCACTTTTGTTTGTGGTGACCTCATCTTGTGTTAGAACCACACCCACTTTAAGAGCACATATATTCCCATAGCACAGACCCTGTTTAGTGTGTGCTAGAATACAACCCCCCCATCTCATTTGATTTGTGAGATGTGAAACAAAGGACATGTTACACTCAGGCAGTGTGTAAATTATCATGAAATATTGATGAAATTTTCTTCCCTCtgtccacacccacacacaagatctctctttatctttctcttctctctctctctctctctctctctctctctctctctctcaaacacacacacacacacacacacacacacacacacacacacacggatgcTCTGCtgcagtcagtcagtctgtgagagtgagagtaaaAGGCTAATCCCTAAAGACCTATACAAAAGTGGTTGAGAATTGAACTAAAGTGTAAAggacaaagtaaacaaaacagacagcacatattattatttctttttcatccaATTACTAATCATAAAATGTGAGTTaaccaacaaaaaataaagtgatTTACTGTATAATATCTATGTTTTATAATGCActtgacttattttttttttgcatgtattgTTCGTTCTTCCTGTGTCTCTTTCTGAGTATGCCACTGCTCCACTGCTCCACTGCTTATCtaaattatcaaaaaaaaaaaaaaaattatatatatatatatatatatatatatatatatatatatatatatatatatatatatatatattttttttttttgatttggCAGAATTTGATACATGGCATTATAGTATGCCAAGGAAGTAAGAATGCATGTGTAGTTGTCTGGGTTTTGTCCTGaatgtgtgttggtggtgtggtgtgttcaGTGGTGTGTTGGCCTCATCATTTCCAAtgatgtggggaaaaaaagtataaagtataaatccATAACGGATTTCTTGAAGGCATACATTTTCTATTGTTGaaatttaataattacatttaaaaaaattgtgaatcCGTGTTATATGTTTATTAGCACCATAACTaagatattttataaatgtattctccttcattataatataatagtcATTAAAGGTTAACGAGGGTCAGCTGCTCTGCACTCCGTCGCGATTTTACGTTTGGCTATTTATGTGAGGAGAAACGGGGGAGAACGTGTACGCCCCATTCACGTGTAAGCTGCTCGGACTACAGAGATGCGTACGTCAGAATTGAGTCACGTGACGGCTCGTGTCTCGCGCTTCTGCCACCGCTCCCTCCGAGTCGTGCTTGTGTTTCAGCACCAGTGGCGCGTAACGGAGGTGAAATTCAAGAAGGAATGCTTCATCGGGAGCGGTCGCGTTTTGATCTCGGTAGTCTCTATTGGCGTCTTCGTGTATTGTAGTGAACATCCGTGACCACAATCTTTGTTTCTGCGCGCGGCTCATTGTTCTTCTTGGCCGTATGTGAGTTCTTGTGATTTTCTTTGTTAGATTTCAGTGTCGTGAATGGGATGTGATTGTGGTGTGATTTCCCCCTCCAgtgcgcgctctctctctctctctctctctctctctctctctctctctctctctctctctctctctcgctgcaTCTTGTTATTCGTGGGGGTTCTTGACAGGCGTTTGATTTCTGTCTTCAGCCGATCCGCATCAC
The genomic region above belongs to Silurus meridionalis isolate SWU-2019-XX chromosome 20, ASM1480568v1, whole genome shotgun sequence and contains:
- the LOC124403305 gene encoding transcription initiation factor TFIID subunit 9-like; this encodes MTIIEDAEIYATHAKKANTDADDIQLAIQSGMDQSFTFPPSQDSWRLLGIRIPLPLIKPYAGPNLPPDYCLTAPNYKFKSLQKKSSAGRNIVLCFSVGAVASRPSTPTLAILSVQTMGSKVGMPVSLKGQHFTVQITSSQATSTKPATPTTPGMVQNVLINLSLISSKNILITNNMVSQNLSGHSG